Proteins from a single region of Hordeum vulgare subsp. vulgare chromosome 6H, MorexV3_pseudomolecules_assembly, whole genome shotgun sequence:
- the LOC123405986 gene encoding S-adenosylmethionine synthase 4 — MAEVETFLFTSESVNEGHPDKLCDQISDAVLDACLAEDPDSKVACETCTKTNMVMVFGEITTKANVDYEKIVRDTCRGIGFVSNDVGLDADHCKVLVNIEQQSPDIAQGVHGHFTKRPEEIGAGDQGHMFGYATDETPEFMPLSHVLATKLGACLTEVRKNATCPWLRPDGKTQVTVEYHNDNGAMVPIRVHTVLISTQHDETVTNDEIAADLKEHVIKPVIPEQYLDENTIFHLNPSGRFVIGGPHGDAGLTGRKIIIDTYGGWGAHGGGAFSGKDPTKVDRSGAYIARQAAKSIVASGIARRCIVQVSYAIGVPEPLSVFVDTYGTGKIPDKEILEIVKENFDFRPGMIIINLDLKRGGSGRYLKTAAYGHFGRDGADFTWEVVKPLKWEKPSA, encoded by the coding sequence ATGGCTGAAGTTGAAACCTTTCTCTTCACATCTGAGTCTGTCAATGAGGGGCACCCTGACAAGCTCTGTGACCAGATATCTGATGCTGTGCTAGATGCATGCCTGGCTGAAGATCCTGACAGCAAGGTTGCTTGTGAGACATGCACCAAGACCAACATGGTCATGGTTTTCGGTGAGATCACTACCAAGGCCAATGTTGATTATGAGAAGATTGTCAGGGACACTTGCCGTGGCATTGGTTTTGTGTCCAATGATGTAGGGCTTGATGCTGACCACTGCAAGGTACTTGTCAACATTGAGCAGCAGTCCCCTGACATCGCTCAGGGTGTCCATGGCCACTTTACCAAGCGGCCTGAGGAGATTGGCGCTGGTGACCAGGGCCATATGTTTGGATATGCAACTGATGAGACTCCTGAGTTCATGCCCCTCAGCCATGTTCTTGCTACCAAGCTTGGAGCTTGTCTCACCGAGGTTCGCAAGAACGCGACCTGCCCGTGGTTGAGGCCTGATGGCAAGACCCAGGTGACTGTGGAGTATCACAATGACAATGGTGCCATGGTCCCTATACGTGTCCACACTGTGCTCATCTCTACCCAGCATGATGAGACAGTGACCAACGATGAGATTGCTGCTGATCTGAAGGAGCATGTGATTAAGCCTGTCATCCCAGAGCAGTACCTTGATGAGAATACCATCTTCCATCTCAACCCATCTGGCCGCTTTGTCATTGGTGGACCTCATGGCGATGCTGGTCTCACTGGCAGGAAGATCATCATTGACACTTATGGTGGCTGGGGAGCTCATGGTGGAGGCGCTTTCTCTGGCAAGGACCCAACCAAGGTTGACCGCAGTGGTGCATATATTGCAAGGCAGGCGGCGAAGAGCATTGTCGCCAGTGGCATTGCCCGCCGCTGCATCGTCCAGGTGTCTTATGCTATTGGCGTGCCTGAACCACTCTCTGTCTTTGTTGACACATACGGCACGGGCAAGATCCCTGACAAGGAGATCCTCGAGATTGTTAAGGAGAACTTCGACTTCAGGCCaggcatgatcatcatcaaccttgACCTCAAGAGGGGCGGGAGCGGGCGCTACCTCAAGACGGCGGCATACGGGCACTTCGGCAGGGATGGCGCGGACTTCACCTGGGAGGTTGTGAAGCCCCTCAAGTGGGAGAAGCCTTCTGCCTGA